The Methanomassiliicoccus sp. DNA segment TACACCTACGGATTCGATTCCTCCATACATCATCACACCCCCGATGTCGTGGTCCGACCGAGGACCACGGCCGAGGTGTCCGAACTGGTCAGGCTGGCCTCCCGAGAGGGCATGCCGGTGGTCCCCCGCGGTGGAGGCACCGGACTGTGCGGGGCGGCCGTGCCGATAAAGGGCGGCATGGTCATGGACCTCACCCGCATGAACACCATAAAGGAGGTGCGGGTGAACGACCTGTACTGCGTGGCTGAAGCGGGCGTCGTCTACGACCGCTTGAACGAGGCTCTGGCTCCTCACAAGTTCTTCTTCCCCCCCACCCCCGGGAGCGGGGAGGCGTGCACCATTGGGGGTATGGTGGCCACCAACGCCTCGGGCATGAGGGCGGTGAAGTACGGCGCCACCCGCGACTACGTGCTCGGTTTGGAGGTCGTGCTGGCCGACGGCTCCGTCATCCACGTGGG contains these protein-coding regions:
- a CDS encoding FAD-binding oxidoreductase, coding for MTLKEGLEREISAIVGQENCSTRIADLYTYGFDSSIHHHTPDVVVRPRTTAEVSELVRLASREGMPVVPRGGGTGLCGAAVPIKGGMVMDLTRMNTIKEVRVNDLYCVAEAGVVYDRLNEALAPHKFFFPPTPGSGEACTIGGMVATNASGMRAVKYGATRDYVLGLEVVLADGSVIHVGTNTIKNSSGYQLERLFVGSEGTLGIITEVTLKVAPKPKRSAMVLAAFDRLEDAGKCVSNLISVPLIPSATELMDDICIRAVNKAVKAGLPDVEAICMIEVDGEP